In Carassius carassius chromosome 19, fCarCar2.1, whole genome shotgun sequence, a single genomic region encodes these proteins:
- the LOC132095470 gene encoding peptidyl-prolyl cis-trans isomerase FKBP7-like has translation MCKMAQRLTFYICLIVSLQTLNLFIVVIRANESNQDVKIEVTFLPENCRQKAKRGDMLNAHYDGYLTKDGSQFYCSRSTNTGHPHWFVLGVGEVIKGLDLGLDGMCPGEKRKVTVPPSLAYGEKGKGPVPPNSTVIFEVELLYITRGPRSIEAFKEIDADNDKALTKEEIKEYLKMEAKKLNTQKDESYFDDVVADVFHKNDHNADGTLSLKEYDVYGHDEL, from the exons ATGTGCAAGATGGCCCAGCGacttacattttacatttgtttgattGTGTCTCTGCAAACCCTCAATCTCTTCATAGTAGTGATTCGGGCAAATGAATCAAATCAAGATGTTAAAATTGAGGTGACGTTTCTGCCAGAAAACTGCAGACAGAAAGCCAAGAGAGGAGACATGCTGAATGCTCATTATGATGGATATCTAACTAAAGATGGGTCTCAGTTCTATTGCAG TCGTTCTACAAACACGGGTCACCCGCACTGGTTTGTGTTAGGCGTTGGAGAGGTTATTAAGGGCCTCGATTTAGGGCTGGATGGCATGTGTCCCGGGGAGAAGAGAAAAGTTACAGTTCCTCCATCCCTGGCATACGGCGAGAAAGGAAAAG GTCCTGTTCCACCAAATTCAACAGTAATCTTTGAGGTGGAGCTGTTGTACATAACTAGAGGACCACGCAGCATAGAAGCCTTCAAAGAAATTGACGCTGACAACGACAAGGCCCTGACAAAAGAAGAG ATTAAGGAATACTTGAAAATGGAAGCAAAGAAGTTAAATACACAGAAAGATGAATCCTATTTTGATGATGTTGTGGCAGATGTGTTCCATAAGAATGATCACAATGCTGATGGGACCTTATCACTAAAGGAGTATGATGTTTATGGCCATGATGAACTATAA